In Deinococcus reticulitermitis, a single genomic region encodes these proteins:
- a CDS encoding NADH-quinone oxidoreductase subunit K gives MASLFALIIGILVAAGVFLLLSRSIVRVVLGLAFIAYGANLAILTVAGLEAKAPPLLTLPGPHVDPLPQALILTAIVIGFATTALLLTVALRAYQVAGHDDVEAFGDNLARENDADDGMTADPEQQSPDQPDWDENGRRA, from the coding sequence GTGGCTTCGCTGTTCGCGCTGATCATCGGCATTCTGGTGGCGGCCGGGGTGTTTTTGCTGCTCTCGCGCTCCATCGTGCGGGTGGTGCTGGGGCTGGCGTTCATCGCCTACGGCGCCAACCTTGCCATTCTCACGGTCGCGGGGCTGGAGGCCAAGGCGCCGCCGCTGCTCACGCTGCCAGGGCCGCACGTGGACCCGTTGCCGCAGGCGCTGATCCTGACCGCCATCGTGATCGGCTTTGCGACCACCGCGCTGCTGCTCACCGTCGCGCTGCGGGCCTATCAGGTGGCCGGGCACGACGATGTCGAGGCCTTCGGCGACAACCTCGCCCGCGAAAATGACGCCGACGACGGCATGACTGCCGACCCGGAGCAGCAGAGCCCCGACCAGCCCGACTGGGACGAAAACGGGAGGCGCGCGTGA
- a CDS encoding Na(+)/H(+) antiporter subunit B, with the protein MSPKRAAQHSKKKAAAAPRHPTSGEPTPPPLSGDPILRTVSRAVFALVMVFALLLLWRGHNAPGGGFIAGLMTGCALILHRMANGESALRVDPARLIPWGAALSFVTGLLPYLLGRAFLKSDYGYITTPLTGEFEWATAMLFDIGVFLIVVGSTMLIVGSLADVTPTERTEGDE; encoded by the coding sequence ATGAGCCCCAAACGCGCGGCCCAGCATTCGAAGAAGAAGGCCGCCGCGGCCCCCCGGCACCCCACGTCCGGCGAGCCCACCCCACCGCCGCTGAGCGGGGATCCGATTCTGCGTACCGTGAGCCGCGCCGTTTTCGCGCTCGTGATGGTGTTCGCGTTGCTGCTGCTCTGGCGCGGGCACAACGCGCCGGGGGGAGGCTTTATTGCCGGGCTGATGACCGGGTGCGCGCTGATCCTGCACCGCATGGCCAACGGTGAGAGCGCCCTGCGGGTGGACCCCGCCCGGCTGATTCCGTGGGGCGCGGCGCTTTCTTTCGTGACGGGCCTCCTGCCCTACCTGCTGGGCCGCGCCTTCCTGAAATCCGATTACGGCTACATCACCACGCCCCTGACCGGGGAATTTGAATGGGCCACCGCCATGCTGTTCGACATCGGGGTCTTTCTGATCGTGGTCGGCAGCACCATGCTGATCGTGGGCTCGCTGGCGGATGTGACCCCTACTGAACGCACTGAAGGTGACGAATGA